GCAGCCCGGCGTTGGCGGCGATCGAGGTCAGCGGGGTACGCATCTCGTGGCCGACCAGCGCGATGAAGTCGTCCTGGGACCGGCCGAGCTGGCGGGCGTACTGTTCGGCCCGGCGCAACGCCACGTAGACGCCGATCTGCGCGGCGACGCCGTCCAGCAGCACGGTCAGCAGGTCCTCGTGGAACTCCGGGCTGTCGGCGTAACAGGTGAGCACGCCGAGCAGGGTGCCGCCGTCGCGGACCGGGACGGCGAGCACGGTGCGGATGCCACGGTCGCGGCAGATCCGGATCCGGTCCCGTTCGTAGGGAGTCGGATTCTGCAGGTACTCGCCGATGTCCGGGACCCACAGCGGCTCACCGGTGCGCCAGACCCGGCCGGTGATGCCCTGCCCGCGCACCGGCATGTGGCCGAAGAACCCGTCGTCGGGAGTCTCGGTCGCGCAGAAGTGCCCGGCCGAGCGCAGCAGCTCGGTGGTGTCGTCGACGAGGAACAACTCGGCGCACGGCCAGCCGAGCGCCTCGGCCACCGCGCGCAGGATCTCCGGCGTGGCGGCGGCCGCCGATTCGGCGGTGCGCAGCGCGTGCTCGACCTGCTTGTGGCACTCCCGGAACCGTTCGGCGCGATGCAGCGCGGTGACCTCGTGGGCGACCGCGACGGCGCCCAGCCGGGAACCGTCGGTGCCGGTGATCGGCTGGGCGGTGGTGGCGAACCGGCGGATCCGGTGACCCGGTACGACGGTGAGGACGTCCACGTCGACGACGTATTCACCGCGGAAGGCGCGCATCAGCGGGGTCTGTTCCCACGTCATCGGCGTCATGTCCGCGTAGCGCAGCATGTCGTTCAGGGTGGCCGGATAGTCGGCCGGGATCTCGTAGGTGTCGTCCCAGCCGCGAACGGCGCGCAGCGCCCGGTTGAGCACCACGACCCGGCCGGTCTCGTCGCAGGCGGCCACCCCCACCGACAGGCTGTTCAGCAGCGCGGTCAGGAAGCTGCTGTGCCGGTCGGCGAGTTCCTCGGCGGCGTTCTGGTCGGTCAGATCGGTGAGGAACATGCAGGCCAGGGCGCCGGATGCGCCGCGGACCACGGACAGCGCGGCGCGTACCGGCAGGCGGTGGCCGTCGGCGTGCCGCATCGTCAGATCGCGCGGCACGGGCCGGCGCGGGGCGGCCTCGAAGAGCCGGCCGAGGGCGGCGCTGATCGGCTGGTCGTCGTAGCCTGGCCGCAGGGTGTCGTCCAGGCGCCGGCCGCACACCTGCTCGGCGGTGTAGCCGAGCAGGCGGTGGGCGGCATGGTTGAAGCCGACCACGACGCCGTCCGTGTCGATCGCCAGGAACGCCTCCTGCACGCTGTCCAGCAGCGCGGCGCTGTCCAGGCTGGTGAGCTCGCCCGGTCGGGCCACGGCGACGGCGGTGGGCCGCAGCAGCTCGGCGATCTCACCGAGGATCGTGGTGTCGCCGGCGGTCCACTGCCGGGCCACGGTGTCGAACACCGTCAGCGAGCCGATCGCCTGATCGGTACGGTCCCGCAGCGGCACGCCGGCGAACGAGCGCACGCCGAACCGCTGTGCCAGCGGATGGCGCCGCAGCTCGGGGAAGTCGGCGACGAGCAGGTCGGGCTGGAGCATCGGCTCGTTCCGGCTGACGATGTACTTGCACACCGACACGGAGAGGGGTGCCCGCCCGGTGTCGATGAGCGCCGGCGGCAGCTCGTGGGATCCGGCGAAGTGTTCCTCCAGATCGTCGACCAGGGTGACCGCCGCCATCGGCGCGTTCAGCAGCCGGGCGGCCAGCCGGGCGATGGCGTTCAGCGGCAGCGGCGCGGCCGGTAGTGACCGCCGGGCCCCGGCCACCGCGGCCAGCCGCCCGGGGTCGTTCAGTGTCGTTTCGTCGAATGCCGCCATGAGCGAGGCAACGACCTCGTTCCCCTCAGAGTGACGCAAGATTGCCGAGCAGCAATGCCTCGGCCAGGCAGGTACGGGCGAAGTCGGTCAGGTGCAGGCTCTCGTTCGGCCCGTGTGCCGCGCAGTACGGGTCCTCGATGCCCGGCACCAGCATCACCGCCTCCGGGAACCGGCGCTGAAAGGCGGCGACGCACGGGATCGAGCCGCCGATCCCGATGTCGGCCGGGGCGGTCCCGTCCCAGGCGGCGGTCCAGGCGGCGCGCGCGGCGTCGTACGCCGGCCCGCTCGTCGCCACGACGCTCGGGGCGGTCCCGCTCTCCAGGGTCACCGTGAGGGCGGCGCCGCCCGGCAGGTGGCCGTGCAGGTGGGTGCGGACCGCGTCGTACGCCAGGAGCGGATTGTCCCCCGGAGCGAGCCGCAAGCTGACCTTGGCCGTCGCCCGGCGCGGCCGGTCCCGGTCGATGCCGAGCACCGTGAGCGACGGCTTGGCCCAGAGCCGGTCGGCGATCCGGCCCCGGCCGACCAGCCGGACGCCGTCGAGCACGCCGGCCTCGCGCCGTAGCCGCTCCTCCGGGTAGTCGACGGTGGCGGTCTCCCGGGCCACCAGGCCGGCCACCGCGACCTCGCCGGCCTCGTCGTGCAGCGTGGCCAGCAGGCGGACCAGCACGGTGAGCGGGTCCGCGGACCGCACCTCGACGAGGCAACTGAGCTGCCCGCGCAGCGACGTGGTGAAAGCCGGCCAGCCGGTGTCCCAGTTGTCGGAGTCGGCCACCACTATCACGTCGGAGCGCAGCGTCTCGGCGTGCTCGTCGAGGATCCGCTCCAGCGAACCGGAGCCGTACTCCTCCTCGCCCTCGATGAACACCGTGACGCCGACCGGCAGGTCGTCGCCCCAGGCCCGCAGCGCCGCCACGTGCAGCAGCACGCCGGCCTTGTCGTCGGCGGCGCCCCGGCCGTAGAGGCGGCCGTCGCGCTCGACCGGCTGGAACGGATCGCTGTCCCACAGCGTCAGGTCACCCGCCGGCTGCACGTCGTGGTGGGCGTAGAGCAGCACCGTCGGTGCGCCGGGCGGTGCCGGCCGGTGCCCGATCACCGCGGGCCGGCCGCCGGCCCGGACGATGCGCACGCGCAGGCCGCAGCCGGCCAGCAGGTCGGCGACGGCCGTGGCGGACCGGTCGACCTCCGCGTGGTCGAAGCCGTCGAAGGCGATCCCCGGGATGCTGACCAGCCGTTCCAGGTCGGCGCGCACCCCGGGCATCGTCCTGTCGACAGCGGCGCGCAGGTCGACGCCGATGCGCATCGTCGGCATCGTGCTCAGTCCGGCATCTCGTCCGGCGCGAGGCCGACCGAGCTGCGGATCTCCGAGATGTTGCGGTAGGTGGCCGGCGGCATCGCCCGCAGCGCCCGCACCGCGGCCGAGTCCGTGGACCCGCCGTTCCGCTCCGCGTGAGCGACGATCGCGTCCTTGTCCGCCGGAAAATCAAGATCCTCGAGCATTTCCTGTACGTCGGTGAACGCTAGCTCAGTCATGCCCGGCAGGTACCCGTCCCGAGCCTGGTTAACCGCGCGTTGGCACCGAGTCGCGGCACCGGCCGGGCGAGCCTGCGCCGGTTGTTCCGCGGTGCGCGCTCTCCCGCGAACGAGTGGTGTTCCGCGCGCGCTTCGGCTGCGAGAATGGGTCGGTTGAGGAGGTGGCGGATGGAGTGGGTGAACACCACCGCGGACGCCGAGGGTAACCTGGTCGTGGCGCTGCGCGGCGACATCGACTTCACCAATTCCGCTGACGTCATCCGGACCATCCGGGCGGGCGCCGCGGACGCCGCCGGTCCGGACATCGAGGTCGACCTGGCCGCGGTGACCTTCCTGGACTCCTCCGGGATCGCGGTGCTGGTGCGCCTGCTGCACCTGGCCGAGCAGCGCGCCGGGCAGCTGCGGCTGCTGCACCCGCCGGAGAAGGTGCGTGACCAGCTGTACCTGGCCGGCCTGGCCGAGCTGCTCGGCGCGCCCGACGCGCCGCCGAGCTGGCTGGGCTGATGAGCGGCGCACCCCGGGAGTACCTGCAACGGCTCGCCGAGATCGACGATGCCGTCGCGCGCGCCCGGCCGGACCCGATGGTCCTGGTGGAACGCGCCGCCGGGCTGCTCGCCGGCCGGGTCGGCTGCCGGGTCGACGAGGCGCAGGCCCAGCTGCGGCAGATCGCCGCCGAGCGGGGCCGCGCCCCGGCCGAGGTCGCCCAGGACCTGCTGGCCGCGCTGGAGAGCCGGCCACCCACCACCCGGCAGACGGTCCGCACCGCTGTCGAGAAGGCCCTGCGGCGTCCGTCGCCCGCCGCCCGCGCCGCGCCGCGGAAACCGGCGGCCCACCCGACCGGCCAGCAGTGGGCGGGCTCGTTGCGGCAGGTGCTGGCCGCCCTGCCCGGCAATCACACGGTGCTGCTGCCGGTCCGCCGGCCGGACGGCACGATCACCGACTACGACATCGTCGCGGTCAGCCCCGCGGCGGTCGACCTGTCCGGCCGCCACGGCGACACGATCGTCGGCGGCCGGGTCTCCGAGATCTATCCCGGCGTCGCCGGCGGCCCGATCTGGCAGGCCTGGGCGGACACCCTGGCCGACGGCGTGGCCCGCGAGGTCGGTCCGATCACCTACGAGGGCGGGGACGGGCCGGCGCCGTTCGCGATCAGCCTCGTGGTCCGGGTGCACCCGATCGGGCCGGGCCTGCTGCACAGCTGGCTCCGCCCGGACGAGCAGCAGCGGATGGGCGAGCGGATCGCGCAGACCGAGCGGCTGGGCAACCTCGGCTGGGGCGAGTGGGACCTGCTCTCCGGCCGTACCGTCTGGTCCGACGAGATGTACCGGATCTACGAGCGGGAACCGGAGGAGGGCCCGCTCACCGACGAGGAGGCCGAGGCGCTGCGGCTGCCCGAGGACGAGGCGATCCACCAGGAGGCGGCCGCCACGTTCGGGCGGGGCGAGACCGTCGACATCACGTACCGGGCCCGGATCGGCGGCCGGATCAAGCACCTGCGCTCGGTGGTGGACGCGGTCCGCGACGTCGAGGGCCGGCCGGTCCGGATCTACGGCATCACCCAGGACGTGACCGCCCGGGAGACCAGCCGGGCCAAGCTGGCCGAGGTCGAGCAGCAGCTGCACCGCCAGCGGGAGACGCTGGAGGCCGAGCACCAGCTGGCCGGGCAGCTGCAGCAGGTGATCCTGCCGCTGCCGCCCGGCGTGGTGGACCTGCCCGGCCTGCGGATGGCGGTCCGCTACCTGCCGGCCGAGCAGGCCAGCCAGGTCGGCGGCGACTGGTTCCACGCCGCCGCCACCCGCGACGGCAAGGTCCTGCTGGCCATCGGTGACGTCGCCGGGCACGGGATCCGCGCGGCCACCACGATGGCCCGGCTGCGGCACGCCGTGGACGCGCTGAGCGTCACCAGCACCACCGATCCCGCCGAGCTGCTGCGCCACCTGAACCGGCTGCTCTACACCGACTGGCCGGACGCCGACACGGCCACCGCGCTGATCGCCCGCTTCGATCCGGCCGAGGCGACACTGACCTGGTCGCAGGCCGGCCATCCGCCGCCGCTGCTGGCCCGCGACGGCGCGGCCCGGCCGCTCGACCGCCCGACCGGCATGCTGCTCGGCGCCCGCACGGATCCGGTCTACGAGACGACGAGCGTACGGCTGGCCCCCGGTGACCTGCTGCTGCTCTACACCGACGGGTTGATCGAGGACCGTGGCAAGAGCATCACGCAGGGTTTCGCGCCGGTGCTGTGCGCGCTGGGTGGCAGCGCGCCGGACGAGCCGCTCACCGACATCCTGGCCCGGCTGCGACGTGCCAACCCGCAGGACGACACCTGCATCCTGGCGCTGCGCCGGACCGCGGACGGATCGTGATGCCCGAGATCACCCGCGACTTCACCCGGGCCGACCTGCCGGCGCTGCGCACCGAGGTCGAGCGCTTCGGCACCGCGCAGGGCCTCGACGGCCTCGCCCTCTACCGCTTCGTGGCCGCCGTCCACGAACTCGCCACCAACGCCATCCGGCACGGCGGGGGAGCGGGCCACCTCTATCTGGGCCATTCCGGCACGGCGCTGCGCTGCCGGGTCACCGACCGCGGCCCGGGTTTCCCCGATCCCGGCCACGAGCTCACCCCGCCGGACTCGCGGGCGCTCAACGGCCGCGGGTTGTGGTATGTCCGGAATGTCGCAGCCACCCTCGACATCAGCAGCGACCCCACCGGCACCAGCGTCACCGTCACGATGCCCGGCTGAGAACCACTGTTCGGTACGCCTTCCGCGCCCGCCCGTGTGGCATGCCGGCCTCCCGGTCCGCGCCGCCGCGGCCCGGCGCCTCCCTCGGTCAGGCTGACCGGTTGAGCGCCGGTTCGATCACGGCGAACGCGCGGTCGGTGAGCTCGTGCGGGTCGGCGGCGCCGTCGCTGGCGCTCCAGTGGTGCATCGCGGCCTCGAACGCGGCGAGGGCCATCCCGGCCGCCATCTCGGGGAACAGGTCGACGGCGGGGTCGCGGCCCAGGCGGGCGGCCAGCTCGGTGGTCAGGGCGGCCCGCCACTGCGCCTCCCGCTCCAGCATGCGGGCGTGCAGGACGGGCGTACGCAAAATCAGTTGAACGACCCGTAACGATTTCAGCGGCTGGTCGACGCAGTGGTCGATGGCCATGCCGACGGCGTGGCGCAACGCGGTGGCCGGCGGCTCACCGGCCGGCCGCGACCGCAACTCGTCGCACATGTCGGCGCCGAGCGAGGCCAGCAGCTGGATGGCGACGTCCTCCTTGGAGGCGAAGTAGCGGAAGAACGTGCGCCGGGAGATGCCGGCCGCCTCGACGATCTCGTCGACCGTCGTGGTGTCGAAGCCCTTGACCGCGCAGAGCTGCAGTGCCACCTCGGTGATCTCGGCGGCCACCAGCTGCCGTTTGCGTTCCGCCATGCTCGTCACCGCGCCACGATACTACGCGCCTCGATTGACACCGAGTGCCACTAAAGGCATGCTGTGGCGCATGACGGTATCGCTGATCACCGGCACCACCAGCGGGCTCGGCCTGGCCACCGCCCGCGCCCTCCTCGACCGCGGCCACCAGGTCATCGCCGCGGTCCGTGACCCGGACCGCGCCGCCCGCCTGCTACCCGGCGCCGAGGCCCGCCACCTCGACCTGGCCGACCTGGACTCGGTGCACGACTTCGCCACCGAGCTGCGCGCCGGCCACCGCCACCTGGACCTGCTGATCAACAACGCCGGCGTGATGGGCATGCCGCGCACGCTCACCGCGCAGGGCCACGAGCTGCAGTTCGGCGTCAACCACCTGGGCCACTTCGCGCTCACCGGCCTGCTGCTCGACCTGCTCGCGGCCGGCCGGGCGCCGCGCGTCGTCACCGTCTCGTCGACTCTGCACCGGAAGGGCAAGCTCCGCTTCGACGACCTCACCGGCGCCCGCGAGTACCAGCCGATGGCCGCCTACAACCAGTCCAAGCTCGCCAACGCCGCCTTCGGCCTGGAACTGCACCGCCGCCTGACCGCGGCCGGCAGCCCGATCCGCAGCGTGCTCGCCCACCCGGGCTTCAGCCGGACGAACCTGCAGCAGGCCGGCACGGTCGGCGGCAACCGGCTGCTGTTGCGGATCACCGCCCCGCTGATCGCGCAGCCCGCGGAGCGCGGCGCCCTGCCGATCCTGCACGCCGCCGCCGGTGAGCCGGTGCGCGGCGGCGAGTTCTACGGCCCGTCCGGGGCCGGCGAGCTGCGTGGCGCGCCGAAGCTCGTCGAGCCGTCCGCCGAGGCCCGCGACCCGGAGCTGGGCGCCCGCCTGTGGACGGTGTCCGAGCAGCTGACCGGGGTCCGATACGCGATGGAGAGCGTCTAGCGGCCGGCCTCGTCCAGGCGTGCGGCCAGGCCGCCCCGGCGGCGACCCGGTCCGTCGCGTCGACGGGTCCCGGACGAGTCCGAGCCGCGTCAGGGCGTCGCTTCGCCGGTCTCCACGAAGCTCCGCAACCCGTCGCGGAGCGCGGTCAGCTGCGCCGGGTCCATCTCACCGAAGAGCCGCCCGGCCACCTCCCGGGCCACCGCCTGCGCCGCGGCCAGGCATTCCTGCCCGCCCGGCGTCAGCGCGATCATCCGGGCTCGCCGGTCACCCGGCACCGGCTGCCGTTCGATCAGTCCGCGCCGCTCCAGATCGTCGACCGTGCGCAGCATCGTCGACTTGTCCGCGCCCAGCTCGGCGGTCAATTGCGCCTGCGTGGAGGGCCCGCGCCGGCCGACCGACGACAGCACGCCGAACAGCCGTCCGTCGATGGCCAGCGGCGACACGACCGTCGGGTCCCGCGACTACACCTATCCGATGCGGCAGCCGGCGGCCACCCTCTGGTACCACGACCACCGCATGGACTTCACCGGTCCGGCGGTCTGGCGGGGTCTCGCCGGCTTCCACCTGATCCGCGACGCCACCGAGCGCGGCCTGCCGGACGGTGCCCGCGACCTGCCGCTGATGATCGCCGACCGGTCCTTCGACGCCGACGGTTCGTTCCGCTACCCGAGCGTCGACCCGTCCCTGCGCGGCGCCCCCGGCGTCACCGGCGACCACCACGCCGGGGTGCTCGGGGATGTCCTGCTGGTCAACGGTGTGCCGTGGCCGGTCGCCCGGGTGCCCCGGGCCCGGCACCGGCTGCGCCTGCTCAACGCCTCGAACGCCCGCCGCTATCGGCTCCGGCTCGACCCGCCGCGCCCGCTCGTGCAGATCGGCACCGACGGTGGCCTGCTCACCGCCCCGGTCGAGCACGACGCGATCGAGCTGGCCCCGGGCCAGCGCTACGACGTGATCGTCGACTTCGCCGGCTACCGGGAGGGGCAGCGGGTCACCCTGCGCAACGACTTCGGCTCCGGCGCGACGGACCGCGTCATGCGGTTCGACGTGGGCGCCACGGTCCAGGACACCAGCCGGATCCCGGACCGGCTCGCCGCCGCGACCACGCTGGCCGGGCCGGTTGCCGCCGCCCGGTCGCTGCACTTCCAGCGGGGCGGCGACAGCTGGACCGTCAACGGCCGCCCGTTCGACCCGGACGTGCCGATCGCCTCACCCCGCCTGGGCGCGGTCGAGGTGTGGCGGCTGACGTCGGACTTTCACCACCCGGTCCACGTGCACCTCGGCCGGTTCGAGGTGATCTCGCGGGGGCTCGGCGGGCCCGGCCCGTTCGACGCCGGGCCGAAGGACACCATCGACCTGCGCCCGGCCGAGGAGGTCAGCGTCCGGGTCCGCTTCGACGACCACCCGGGCCGCTACGTCCTGCACTGCCACAACCTGGAACACGAGGACATGGCGATGATGGCCACCATCCGGGTCACCGCCTGACGAGGGTCAGTCCAGCGGCTCGCGGGCGAGCGCCGCCGGCTCCCGGCCGGCCAGCTCACCGGCCCCCGCCTCGGTGATCCGGAAGCCCTTCCGCGGCCCCGCCTCGCCGTCCTCATCGGACTCGACGAGCCCGTCCCGCTCCAGCCGCTGCAGCGTCTGATAGACCTGCCCGACGTTGAGCGGCCAGACCTCCCCGGTCCGCGCCTCGAACTCCTCCCGCAGCTGAAGCCCATACTTCGGCCCCTCGCTGAGCGGTCCCGCGAGCCGCGCCTGCGGCAAGGCACTTTTCGGTACGCCCAGGGCACCGTCCCGCCGGCCGCGTGGTGCCTGCCGCCAGGAGAAGCACCGGCCCGCACCGACCCTCCGGGGAGGGCCGGAGCGCACCGTCGAACCTCGGACGTCGTAGCGGAGGCCTGACCGACGCCAGCTGCCACCGTCCCGCCCAGCCAGCTTCTCGCGGCTGGTGCTGGTGGTGGTGTCGCGGGCCCGGACACCACCGTGGCGGCCAGCCGGGTTCTTGCGGCTGGTGCTGGTGGTGGTGTCGTGGGCTTGGATGCCACCGTGGCGGCCAGCCGGGTTCTCGGGGCTGGTGTTGGTGGTGGTGTCGTGGGCTTGGATGCCACCGTGGCGGCCAGCCGGGTTCTCGGGGCTGGTGTTGGTGGTGGTGTCGTGGGCTTGGATGCCACCGTGGCGGCCAGCCGGGTTCTCGGGGCTGGTGCTGGTGGTGGTGTCGCGGGCTCGGACACCACCGTCGTGACCAGCCCGGGGGTCGGCGAGGCTTGGGTGGCGGGGTGGAGATCCGGGCGGCGTGCGCCGGACCGGCTCAGGCGTCCAGGTTCAGCTCGGGGTGGCGGCCGGCGATCGACCGCATCCGCCACTTGTTCGGGAACAGTGCCAGCAGCGTGTCGTCGCGGACCCGGGTCATCACCTCGACACCGGCCTCGCCGCGCAGGATCTCCCGGCCGGCGGCGTCGGTGCGGGCCGTCGTCTCGTACGGCAGGTGATCGACGTGCACCTTCACGCCGAACTCGGACTCCAGGCGGAACGTCGCGACCTCGAACTGCATCGGCCCGACCGCGGCCAGCACCGGCGACTGGTCACCGCGCTGGTCGGAGCGCAGCACCTGCACGACACCCTCGGCGTCGAGCTGCTCGATGCCGCGCCGGAACCGTTTGAACGCCGACGTGTCGGTGGTCCGGACCACGGCGAAGTGCTCCGGCGGGAACGACGGCAGCTGCGGGTACCGCACCGCCTTGCCGACGTACAGCGTGTCGCCGATGGCCAGCGCGGTCGCGTTGACCAGGCCGACCACGTCGCCCGGGAAGGCCTCGTCGATGGTGTCGCGGTCCTGCCCGAACATTTGCTGGGCGTACTTGGTGGTGAACGGCCGGCCGCTGCCGCCGTGGGTGACGATCATGCCGCGCTCGAACCGGCCGGAGTTGATCCGGACGAAGGCGACCTGGTCGCGGTGTGCCCGGTTCATGTTCGCCTGGATCTTGAAGACGAAGCCGGAGAAGTTCGCGTCGACCGGCTGCTCGGCGCCGGTGTCGGTGGGCCGGGCGGCCGGCGGCGGGGCCATCTCCAGCAGGACATCCAGGAGCTGGCGTACGCCCAGGTTCGCCACCGCCGCGCCGAACAGCACCGGCGTGGTCGTCGCGGCGAGGAACCCCGCCTGGTCGTGGTCGGCGCCGGTCAGGGCCAGCAGGTCCAGCTCCTCCACGGAGGTGTCCCAGTCCGTACCGAAAAGGGTCTTGGCCTCGTCGGCGGACATCTCCTCCTCGATGGCCAGGTCGGCGCCGCCGGGGGAGCGCTGCATCCGGATGAACGTGCCGGTCCGCCGGTCGATCACGCCGTGGAACTGCCCGGCCGGGCCGACCGGCCAGGTCAGCGGCGTCGGGCGCAACCCGATGCGCTGCTCGATCTCGTCCATCAGGGCGAGTGGGTCCAGGCCCGGCCGGTCCCACTTGTTGATGAACGTGATCACCGGGATGCTGCGCTGGCGGCACACCTCGAACAGCTTCAGGGTCTGCGGCTCCAGGCCCTTCGCCGCGTCCAGCAGCATGACCGCGCTGTCCACAGCGGTCAGCACCCGGTACGTGTCCTCGGAGAAGTCGGCGTGGCCGGGGGTGTCCAGCAGGTTGATCACCGCGTCGCGGTAGGAGAACTGCA
This window of the Actinoplanes oblitus genome carries:
- a CDS encoding DUF2795 domain-containing protein → MTELAFTDVQEMLEDLDFPADKDAIVAHAERNGGSTDSAAVRALRAMPPATYRNISEIRSSVGLAPDEMPD
- a CDS encoding sensor histidine kinase codes for the protein MAAFDETTLNDPGRLAAVAGARRSLPAAPLPLNAIARLAARLLNAPMAAVTLVDDLEEHFAGSHELPPALIDTGRAPLSVSVCKYIVSRNEPMLQPDLLVADFPELRRHPLAQRFGVRSFAGVPLRDRTDQAIGSLTVFDTVARQWTAGDTTILGEIAELLRPTAVAVARPGELTSLDSAALLDSVQEAFLAIDTDGVVVGFNHAAHRLLGYTAEQVCGRRLDDTLRPGYDDQPISAALGRLFEAAPRRPVPRDLTMRHADGHRLPVRAALSVVRGASGALACMFLTDLTDQNAAEELADRHSSFLTALLNSLSVGVAACDETGRVVVLNRALRAVRGWDDTYEIPADYPATLNDMLRYADMTPMTWEQTPLMRAFRGEYVVDVDVLTVVPGHRIRRFATTAQPITGTDGSRLGAVAVAHEVTALHRAERFRECHKQVEHALRTAESAAAATPEILRAVAEALGWPCAELFLVDDTTELLRSAGHFCATETPDDGFFGHMPVRGQGITGRVWRTGEPLWVPDIGEYLQNPTPYERDRIRICRDRGIRTVLAVPVRDGGTLLGVLTCYADSPEFHEDLLTVLLDGVAAQIGVYVALRRAEQYARQLGRSQDDFIALVGHEMRTPLTSIAANAGLLVEDGAAFDPDHRYMLEVISRNTSALQQIVETLLDLAGLDSGRAALTMRRVDLARLVADSVETARPTTAPTITTELPEQLLVDGDAGRLRQVVDDLLANAAAYSPADGDIHVVLRPGDDTVELSIADTGIGIPATEHDRVFDRFFRGSNVRHQGIPGSGLGLSLAHAIVRRHHGTIALDDNQPTGTVVRVKLPR
- a CDS encoding STAS domain-containing protein; this translates as MEWVNTTADAEGNLVVALRGDIDFTNSADVIRTIRAGAADAAGPDIEVDLAAVTFLDSSGIAVLVRLLHLAEQRAGQLRLLHPPEKVRDQLYLAGLAELLGAPDAPPSWLG
- a CDS encoding PadR family transcriptional regulator, with product MPQARLAGPLSEGPKYGLQLREEFEARTGEVWPLNVGQVYQTLQRLERDGLVESDEDGEAGPRKGFRITEAGAGELAGREPAALAREPLD
- a CDS encoding acyl-CoA-like ligand-binding transcription factor translates to MAERKRQLVAAEITEVALQLCAVKGFDTTTVDEIVEAAGISRRTFFRYFASKEDVAIQLLASLGADMCDELRSRPAGEPPATALRHAVGMAIDHCVDQPLKSLRVVQLILRTPVLHARMLEREAQWRAALTTELAARLGRDPAVDLFPEMAAGMALAAFEAAMHHWSASDGAADPHELTDRAFAVIEPALNRSA
- a CDS encoding multicopper oxidase family protein, with amino-acid sequence MASGDTTVGSRDYTYPMRQPAATLWYHDHRMDFTGPAVWRGLAGFHLIRDATERGLPDGARDLPLMIADRSFDADGSFRYPSVDPSLRGAPGVTGDHHAGVLGDVLLVNGVPWPVARVPRARHRLRLLNASNARRYRLRLDPPRPLVQIGTDGGLLTAPVEHDAIELAPGQRYDVIVDFAGYREGQRVTLRNDFGSGATDRVMRFDVGATVQDTSRIPDRLAAATTLAGPVAAARSLHFQRGGDSWTVNGRPFDPDVPIASPRLGAVEVWRLTSDFHHPVHVHLGRFEVISRGLGGPGPFDAGPKDTIDLRPAEEVSVRVRFDDHPGRYVLHCHNLEHEDMAMMATIRVTA
- a CDS encoding ATP-binding protein; translation: MPEITRDFTRADLPALRTEVERFGTAQGLDGLALYRFVAAVHELATNAIRHGGGAGHLYLGHSGTALRCRVTDRGPGFPDPGHELTPPDSRALNGRGLWYVRNVAATLDISSDPTGTSVTVTMPG
- a CDS encoding peptide chain release factor 3, producing MSQSVLASATGVAAQAGRRRTFAVISHPDAGKSTMTEALALHARVIGQAGAVHGKGDRKGVVSDWMAMEQQRGISVTSAALQFSYRDAVINLLDTPGHADFSEDTYRVLTAVDSAVMLLDAAKGLEPQTLKLFEVCRQRSIPVITFINKWDRPGLDPLALMDEIEQRIGLRPTPLTWPVGPAGQFHGVIDRRTGTFIRMQRSPGGADLAIEEEMSADEAKTLFGTDWDTSVEELDLLALTGADHDQAGFLAATTTPVLFGAAVANLGVRQLLDVLLEMAPPPAARPTDTGAEQPVDANFSGFVFKIQANMNRAHRDQVAFVRINSGRFERGMIVTHGGSGRPFTTKYAQQMFGQDRDTIDEAFPGDVVGLVNATALAIGDTLYVGKAVRYPQLPSFPPEHFAVVRTTDTSAFKRFRRGIEQLDAEGVVQVLRSDQRGDQSPVLAAVGPMQFEVATFRLESEFGVKVHVDHLPYETTARTDAAGREILRGEAGVEVMTRVRDDTLLALFPNKWRMRSIAGRHPELNLDA
- a CDS encoding MarR family winged helix-turn-helix transcriptional regulator, coding for MSPLAIDGRLFGVLSSVGRRGPSTQAQLTAELGADKSTMLRTVDDLERRGLIERQPVPGDRRARMIALTPGGQECLAAAQAVAREVAGRLFGEMDPAQLTALRDGLRSFVETGEATP
- a CDS encoding M20/M25/M40 family metallo-hydrolase: MRIGVDLRAAVDRTMPGVRADLERLVSIPGIAFDGFDHAEVDRSATAVADLLAGCGLRVRIVRAGGRPAVIGHRPAPPGAPTVLLYAHHDVQPAGDLTLWDSDPFQPVERDGRLYGRGAADDKAGVLLHVAALRAWGDDLPVGVTVFIEGEEEYGSGSLERILDEHAETLRSDVIVVADSDNWDTGWPAFTTSLRGQLSCLVEVRSADPLTVLVRLLATLHDEAGEVAVAGLVARETATVDYPEERLRREAGVLDGVRLVGRGRIADRLWAKPSLTVLGIDRDRPRRATAKVSLRLAPGDNPLLAYDAVRTHLHGHLPGGAALTVTLESGTAPSVVATSGPAYDAARAAWTAAWDGTAPADIGIGGSIPCVAAFQRRFPEAVMLVPGIEDPYCAAHGPNESLHLTDFARTCLAEALLLGNLASL
- a CDS encoding oxidoreductase, with protein sequence MTVSLITGTTSGLGLATARALLDRGHQVIAAVRDPDRAARLLPGAEARHLDLADLDSVHDFATELRAGHRHLDLLINNAGVMGMPRTLTAQGHELQFGVNHLGHFALTGLLLDLLAAGRAPRVVTVSSTLHRKGKLRFDDLTGAREYQPMAAYNQSKLANAAFGLELHRRLTAAGSPIRSVLAHPGFSRTNLQQAGTVGGNRLLLRITAPLIAQPAERGALPILHAAAGEPVRGGEFYGPSGAGELRGAPKLVEPSAEARDPELGARLWTVSEQLTGVRYAMESV
- a CDS encoding SpoIIE family protein phosphatase, whose product is MSGAPREYLQRLAEIDDAVARARPDPMVLVERAAGLLAGRVGCRVDEAQAQLRQIAAERGRAPAEVAQDLLAALESRPPTTRQTVRTAVEKALRRPSPAARAAPRKPAAHPTGQQWAGSLRQVLAALPGNHTVLLPVRRPDGTITDYDIVAVSPAAVDLSGRHGDTIVGGRVSEIYPGVAGGPIWQAWADTLADGVAREVGPITYEGGDGPAPFAISLVVRVHPIGPGLLHSWLRPDEQQRMGERIAQTERLGNLGWGEWDLLSGRTVWSDEMYRIYEREPEEGPLTDEEAEALRLPEDEAIHQEAAATFGRGETVDITYRARIGGRIKHLRSVVDAVRDVEGRPVRIYGITQDVTARETSRAKLAEVEQQLHRQRETLEAEHQLAGQLQQVILPLPPGVVDLPGLRMAVRYLPAEQASQVGGDWFHAAATRDGKVLLAIGDVAGHGIRAATTMARLRHAVDALSVTSTTDPAELLRHLNRLLYTDWPDADTATALIARFDPAEATLTWSQAGHPPPLLARDGAARPLDRPTGMLLGARTDPVYETTSVRLAPGDLLLLYTDGLIEDRGKSITQGFAPVLCALGGSAPDEPLTDILARLRRANPQDDTCILALRRTADGS